A DNA window from Hordeum vulgare subsp. vulgare chromosome 1H, MorexV3_pseudomolecules_assembly, whole genome shotgun sequence contains the following coding sequences:
- the LOC123449475 gene encoding putative cyclin-dependent kinase F-2: MGWSTSTSPGVAALENAATATPAARKNQGTPAANGDSNSPTRSRYHRLEVLGAGTYGVVYRARDRRTGEIVAMKCLRTNGAHGGDVDRYLSDLASEVGALDACSGHPSIVQPRASGHLGGEAFLAMEFVGPTLRHVMKHVRFGRRHTELEVRLLMRQLLAGVRRMNRLGLMHRDLKPENVLVDGHGNLKICDLGLSCSMADGPPYSNPVGTRGYRAPEILLGCTDYDEHVDSWALGVMMAELLAGKHPFHGRSDTEHLSEILDLLGMADMKEWSGYDGRRLPGGCQPGSFLRNKFPCPAEARIKGPPALSEAGFEVLSGLLRCNPEKRLTAEQALKHRWFKETNPRPRDTSRR; encoded by the coding sequence ATGGGATGGTCGACGTCAACATCGCCGGGCGTGGCCGCCCTAGAAAACGCGGCCACGGCCACACCGGCAGCGCGCAAGAATCAAGGAACACCGGCCGCAAACGGCGACTCCAACTCCCCAACACGCAGCCGCTACCACCGGCTGGAGGTGCTCGGCGCCGGAACCTACGGCGTCGTCTACCGCGCTAGGGACCGCCGCACGGGAGAGATCGTGGCGATGAAGTGCCTCCGGACGAACGGCGCTCACGGCGGCGACGTCGACCGCTACCTCTCCGACTTGGCGAGCGAGGTCGGCGCCCTCGATGCCTGCAGCGGCCACCCGTCCATCGTGCAGCCGCGCGCCTCCGGCCACCTCGGCGGCGAGGCCTTCCTCGCCATGGAGTTCGTGGGGCCGACTCTCAGGCATGTCATGAAGCATGTCCGCTTCGGCAGGAGGCACACCGAGCTGGAGGTCCGCCTGCTCATGAGGCAGCTTCTCGCCGGCGTGCGGAGGATGAATCGTCTCGGCCTCATGCACCGCGACCTCAAGCCGGAGAACGTGCTCGTCGACGGCCATGGGAACCTCAAGATCTGCGACCTGGGGCTGTCGTGCAGCATGGCCGATGGGCCGCCCTACTCCAACCCCGTCGGCACACGGGGATACCGCGCGCCGGAGATCCTCCTCGGATGCACCGATTATGACGAGCATGTCGACTCGTGGGCTCTCGGGGTCATGATGGCCGAGCTCCTCGCCGGCAAGCACCCTTTCCATGGGAGGTCAGACACGGAGCACCTCAGCGAAATCTTGGACCTTCTTGGCATGGCTGACATGAAGGAGTGGTCGGGCTACGACGGGAGGCGGCTACCCGGCGGATGCCAACCAGGAAGCTTTCTGCGCAACAAGTTCCCATGTCCAGCTGAGGCCAGGATCAAAGGCCCGCCGGCGTTGTCGGAGGCTGGTTTCGAGGTCTTGAGCGGCCTCTTGCGATGCAACCCCGAGAAGAGGCTCACGGCGGAGCAAGCACTCAAGCATCGATGGTTCAAGGAAACCAACCCGAGACCGAGAGATACAAGCAGGAGGTGA